One window from the genome of Lachancea thermotolerans CBS 6340 chromosome B complete sequence encodes:
- the TGL3 gene encoding bifunctional triglyceride lipase/lysophosphatidylethanolamine acyltransferase (similar to uniprot|P40308 YMR313C Saccharomyces cerevisiae TGL3 Triacylglycerol lipase of the lipid particle), translating to MFKLYILSFFYLFLNHIPPFVWALGHVVSDIFQFWMRRLMNYLRPRSRNLYHGAISDLEQCDNFSDWYQKAAIVDEITGADLWRRNFYSQRYDVNSVLEQYAVLDEALDENDAHTIVHRFSTTGPSMLRNFAGIVDKRLFTKSLIGTKLLIEQYLDKVLECLQFLCQTPGVARTSFFQRCKLSLGTTAFILQGGSLFGLFHLGVIRGLLEQKLLPNIISGSSMGACIGSLCSVLTNEELSVLLSGDNLLNAIKSDLDLLKQCGYGNIDQDLNLGSLLQNVVHRGYSKDVFLFINFVNKVIIKDLTFEEAFQRTGKILNIIVHPTDQNRCPSLLNYVTTPNVLIACAIDCSLGSEVVSSGTKLMCKNLKNEIVDYIPDTGSSRLVFLTPQNASETGLIESPYTRLTELFNVNNFIVSLARPYLAPLVMNDLKHEIKTSKYYYYKHYPTTDMSNFTPLQLSNMNEVEPLGFKFRYHLERKLKHIVTMELRHRVEVMDNLGILSHWIKRLAIDEKTPRSATEITIVPNLKSLSLSRVIEGQLDNIPYWIKCGEQSCWPVLALIKTRCAVEFGLDEIIKSKKNT from the coding sequence ATGTTCAAGCTCTACATCCTTTCCTTCTTTTATTTATTCCTCAATCACATTCCACCGTTCGTGTGGGCGCTTGGCCATGTTGTAAGCGATATTTTCCAGTTCTGGATGCGGAGGCTGATGAACTACTTGCGGCCAAGGTCTAGAAATCTTTACCATGGTGCGATATCTGACTTGGAGCAGTGTGACAACTTCTCCGACTGGTATCAGAAAGCTGCGATTGTGGACGAGATTACTGGCGCGGACTTGTGGCGGCGCAACTTCTACTCACAGCGCTATGATGTCAACTCTGTTCTTGAGCAGTACGCAGTTCTGGACGAGGCCCTTGACGAGAATGATGCACACACCATCGTGCACCGCTTCAGTACGACAGGGCCATCCATGCTTCGCAATTTTGCGGGCATTGTTGACAAGCGTCTCTTTACAAAGTCTCTAATAGGCACAAAATTGCTGATTGAGCAGTACTTAGACAAAGTGTTGGAGTGCCTGCAGTTTTTGTGCCAGACCCCGGGCGTTGCCAGAACTTCGTTTTTCCAAAGGTGTAAGCTCTCCCTGGGAACTACCGCCTTCATCCTGCAAGGTGGCTCTCTGTTTGGACTATTTCACTTGGGGGTGATAAGGGGGCTATTGGAACAAAAGCTACTGCCGAATATCATAAGCGGCAGCTCTATGGGCGCTTGTATTGGAAGTTTATGCAGCGTGCTCACAAACGAAGAGCTTTCTGTTTTGCTATCCGGTGATAATTTACTGAATGCTATCAAAAGCGACCTAGATCTCCTCAAGCAGTGCGGTTACGGAAACATTGATCAAGATCTGAACCTTGGGTCCTTGCTCCAAAACGTAGTGCATCGTGGTTACTCCAAAGATGTTTTCCTGTTCATTAATTTTGTGAACAAAGTCATTATCAAAGACCTCACGTTTGAAGAAGCGTTCCAAAGGACTGGCAAGATACTAAATATCATTGTTCACCCAACAGACCAAAACAGATGTCCATCTTTGCTTAACTACGTTACAACACCAAATGTGCTAATTGCATGCGCAATTGACTGCAGCTTAGGCTCAGAGGTTGTTTCTAGTGGAACAAAGCTAATGTGCAAGAATCTTAAAAACGAAATTGTCGACTATATTCCGGATACTGGCAGTTCTCGTTTGGTGTTTCTCACCCCTCAGAATGCAAGCGAAACAGGCCTAATTGAGAGTCCTTATACTAGATTGacagagcttttcaatgtgAACAATTTTATCGTCTCGCTGGCACGTCCGTACCTCGCTCCGTTGGTCATGAACGACCTGAAACATGAAATCAAGACATCGAAATATTACTATTACAAACACTATCCCACTACAGATATGAGCAATTTCACACCGCTTCAACTCTCCAACATGAACGAAGTAGAGCCATTAGGCTTTAAGTTCAGATATCATCTGGAGAGAAAACTAAAACATATCGTGACAATGGAGCTTCGGCACCGCGTGGAAGTTATGGATAACCTGGGCATCTTGAGCCATTGGATCAAACGACTCGCCATCGATGAAAAGACGCCTCGGTCTGCTACAGAAATCACCATTGTGCCTAATCTTAAGAGCTTGTCACTCAGCAGGGTCATTGAGGGGCAACTTGACAACATTCCATACTGGATAAAGTGTGGGGAGCAAAGTTGCTGGCCAGTTTTAGCTCTCATAAAGACCCGTTGTGCGGTTGAATTTGGCTTAGACGAGATAAtcaagtcaaaaaaaaacacatgA
- the ELP6 gene encoding Elongator subunit ELP6 (similar to uniprot|Q04868 Saccharomyces cerevisiae YMR312W ELP6 Elongator protein part of the HAP subcomplex of Elongator which is a six-subunit component of the RNA polymerase II holoenzyme required for Elongator structural integrity and histone acetyltransferase activity), which yields MSMAQKQDLVIFSDHSVLSRELFSKDLHHVLFVTHKLGTSPSWLINALVETQVLGFPATLNESHAAAVNRASNRKITDSKCATVASFIHNRGFFTSALKKLKVDAECYNIIDYMTDFVLKNYGKPASKVLSSLLEELSNESATSELLILEQPELLVHLLNITSDQLHLELINPLIKKFPLLVVVSYTEAYENVPSDSNEKLSSDMIEQIRFCNSCFFKSAAVLGLKPLATGHASDVSGTLTITRGGASLSHLAVHVVENEYLFLTQKDTTKLFYR from the coding sequence ATGTCGatggctcaaaaacaagacctAGTAATTTTTAGCGACCATTCTGTTTTAAGCAGAGAACTTTTTAGTAAGGACTTGCATCACGTCTTGTTCGTGACCCACAAGCTAGGTACGTCTCCTTCCTGGTTGATAAACGCTCTGGTGGAGACACAGGTTCTTGGCTTTCCTGCTACACTCAATGAGTCACATGCAGCTGCAGTGAATCGAGCTTCAAATAGAAAGATCACTGATTCGAAATGCGCGACAGTGGCCTCTTTTATTCACAATCGTGGCTTCTTCACATCGGctctgaaaaagctgaaggTCGACGCTGAATGCTACAACATCATTGACTATATGACGGACTTCGTGCTAAAAAACTATGGAAAGCCTGCCAGCAAAGTGCTCAGTTCgttgcttgaagaactgTCTAACGAGAGCGCGACATCTGAATTGCTGATCCTGGAGCAGCCTGAGCTGCTTGTGCATCTGCTCAACATCACTAGCGATCAGCTCCACCTAGAACTGATCAATCCCttaataaaaaaatttccCCTGCTGGTGGTCGTGAGCTACACTGAAGCCTATGAGAACGTTCCTTCCGATTCCAATGAGAAACTGTCTTCAGATATGATAGAGCAGATAAGATTTTGCAAtagttgtttcttcaaaagcgctGCTGTGCTAGGGCTGAAGCCTTTGGCTACGGGCCATGCAAGTGACGTAAGTGGTACATTGACTATAACGAGGGGTGGCGCGTCACTGTCTCACCTTGCAGTacatgttgttgaaaacgagTACCTATTCCTTACACAAAAGGATACCACAAAGTTATTTTATCGTTAA
- the ATM1 gene encoding ATP-binding cassette Fe/S cluster precursor transporter ATM1 (similar to uniprot|P40416 Saccharomyces cerevisiae YMR301C ATM1 Mitochondrial inner membrane transporter exports mitochondrially synthesized precursors of iron-sulfur (Fe/S) clusters to the cytosol member of the ATP-binding cassette (ABC) transporter family), translating into MRPVDSIKLGGLVFRSLKPLPVRTSLCSRAFSLSPTARVSSTIPTINSLRLYSTKNSPKIQENTVKSSPAPAKPKANEASKTPTIGELKILKDLFKYIWPNGDNKVKARVLIALSLLVGSKVLNVQVPFFFKQIVDSMNIEWADPTAVLPIAVTAMILSYGAARFGSVLFGELRNAIFASVAQSAITRVSLQTFQHLMKLDLGWHLSRQTGGLTRAMDRGTKGISYVLSAMVFHIIPITVEIGAVCGILTYQFGASFAAMTFTTMLLYSIFTFKTTAWRTEFRKSANKADNKAATVAVDSLINFEAVKYFNNEQFLANKYHNSLAQYRDSQIKVAQSLAFLNAGQNFIFTSALTAMMYMGCTGVISGTLSVGDLVLINQLVFQLSVPLNFLGSVYRELKQSLIDMESLFQLQRNKVKIQNKEKPLMLSSQRPSKIVFENVSFGYDPDRMILKNSSFTMPAGWKTAIVGPSGSGKSTILKLVFRFYDPQEGRILVDGKDVRELDIESLRRAIGVVPQDTPLFNDSIWENVRFGKISASDEEIRLAVEKAQLESLVDQLPKGRDTIVGERGLMISGGEKQRLAIARVLLKDAPIMFFDEATSALDTHTEQALLRTIKDNFPTGSKTSVYIAHRLRTIADADKIIVIQQGQVKEEGKHAELLAKPGSLYAELWNVQENLDVLNEELQREETQEKGDK; encoded by the coding sequence ATGCGACCGGTCGATAGCATCAAACTGGGCGGCTTGGTTTTCCGGAGCTTGAAGCCGCTCCCTGTAAGAACAAGTCTATGTTCAAGAGCCTTTTCTCTATCTCCAACTGCGCGCGTTTCCTCTACTATCCCCACGATCAACAGCTTGCGCCTTTACTCTACAAAGAACAGCCctaaaattcaagagaaTACAGTCAAATCCAGTCCAGCGCCGGCCAAACCAAAGGCTAATGAGGCTTCCAAGACGCCCACAATCGGGGAACTCAAGATTTTAAAAGACCTTTTCAAGTACATATGGCCGAACGGCGacaacaaagtcaaagcGCGTGTTTTAAtcgctctttctcttctcgTTGGTTCAAAGGTACTCAACGTCCAAGTTCCGTTTTTCTTTAAGCAGATCGTTGATTCAATGAACATAGAGTGGGCGGATCCAACAGCTGTTTTGCCAATCGCGGTGACAGCCATGATTTTATCCTATGGTGCAGCAAGGTTTGGCTCAGTTCTGTTTGGCGAATTGCGGAATGCTATTTTTGCATCAGTCGCTCAAAGCGCCATAACTAGAGTTTCATTACAGACTTTCCAGCATTTAATGAAACTGGATCTTGGATGGCACTTAAGCCGACAAACCGGTGGCTTGACCAGAGCTATGGACAGGGGCACAAAAGGCATTTCTTATGTCCTCAGCGCCATGGTCTTTCATATTATACCCATCACAGTCGAAATCGGAGCAGTCTGCGGTATTCTTACGTACCAATTCGGCGCCTCATTCGCTGCTATGACGTTTACCACGATGCTTCTATATTCGATCTTCACTTTCAAGACAACTGCATGGAGAACAGAGTTTAGAAAGTCGGCCAACAAGGCTGACAATAAAGCAGCCACGGTGGCGGTAGATTCACTGATTAACTTCGAGGCGGTAaagtacttcaacaacgaACAATTCCTGGCGAACAAGTACCATAACTCTTTAGCTCAGTACCGGGACTCCCAGATTAAAGTGGCACAATCTCTGGCGTTTTTGAACGCAGGACAGAACTTCATTTTTACGTCTGCACTAACCGCTATGATGTACATGGGTTGCACAGGCGTTATAAGTGGCACGCTCTCAGTGGGTGATTTAGTTTTAATCAACCAGCTAGTGTTCCAATTGTCCGTTCCATTGAACTTCTTAGGGAGCGTTTACCGAGAGCTGAAGCAGTCGCTAATAGATATGGAGTCTCTATTCCAACTTCAACGAAACAAAGTTAAGATACAGAATAAGGAGAAGCCTCTCATGCTTTCAAGCCAGAGACCTTCTAAGATTGTATTTGAGAACGTCTCGTTTGGGTATGATCCCGATAGAATGATTCTCAAGAATTCAAGCTTCACAATGCCTGCTGGCTGGAAAACAGCTATTGTTGGGCCATCGGGTAGTGGGAAATCTacgattttgaagcttgtaTTCCGCTTTTATGATCCACAAGAAGGCCGTATTTTGGTAGATGGCAAGGATGTGAGAGAACTTGACATCGAATCTCTTAGACGTGCAATCGGCGTTGTTCCTCAAGATACGCCATTATTCAACGACTCAATATGGGAAAACGTCAGATTTGGTAAAATATCAGCTTCTGACGAAGAGATTCGTTTAGCAGTGGAAAAGGCACAATTAGAATCATTGGTAGACCAACTTCCCAAGGGACGCGATACTATAGTTGGTGAAAGAGGACTAATGATCAGTGGCGGAGAGAAGCAGCGCCTTGCTATCGCACGAGTGCTACTCAAGGATGCGCCGATAATGTTTTTCGATGAGGCTACTAGCGCACTAGATACGCATACGGAACAGGCTCTGTTGCGTACAATCAAGGACAACTTTCCAACTGGATCTAAAACCAGCGTCTACATCGCGCATCGCCTCAGAACTATAGCAGATGCGGACAAGATCATCGTGATACAACAAGGCCAAGTTAAAGAGGAGGGTAAGCATGCAGAGCTTTTAGCCAAGCCAGGCTCACTTTACGCTGAGCTGTGGAACGTGCAGGAAAACCTGGACGTGCTTAATGAAGAACTGCAGCGCGAAGAgacacaagaaaaaggagaTAAATGA
- the PRE5 gene encoding proteasome core particle subunit alpha 6 (highly similar to uniprot|P40302 Saccharomyces cerevisiae YMR314W PRE5 20S proteasome alpha-type subunit) yields the protein MFRNNYDGDTVTFSPTGRLFQVEYALEAIKQGSVTVGVRSKKFAVLVALKRNADELSSYQKKIIKCDEHLGLSLAGLAPDGRVLSNFLRQQCNYSSLVYNRKLSLEKAGNLLSDKAQKNTQSYGGRPYGVGLLLAGYDNSGPHLLEFQPSGNTLELYGSAIGARSQGAKTYLERTLQDYLELDDADDLIRVAVEALRQCLKDEVLSTKNLSIAVVGQDKPFTILDDEAVSPYL from the coding sequence ATGTTCAGAAACAACTACGATGGTGATACTGTGACTTTTTCACCCACAGGAAGGCTTTTCCAGGTTGAATACGCACTGGAGGCTATCAAGCAGGGTAGTGTGACAGTGGGCGTTCggtccaagaagtttgcGGTATTAGTGGCGCTCAAGCGTAATGCCGATGAACTCTCCTCTtaccagaagaagatcatcaAGTGCGATGAGCACTTAGGTCTTTCCCTTGCCGGGTTGGCGCCAGACGGACGCGTGCTCAGCAACTTTCTAAGACAGCAATGCAACTACTCGAGTCTTGTATACAACCGCAAGCTATCATTAGAGAAGGCAGGCAACCTGCTCAGCGACAAGGCCCAAAAGAATACACAATCGTACGGCGGAAGACCCTATGGTGTGGGACTCTTGCTTGCCGGCTACGACAACAGTGGCCCACATTTGCTTGAGTTCCAGCCTTCAGGAAACACTCTCGAACTCTACGGCTCTGCCATCGGTGCGCGTTCTCAAGGCGCGAAGACGTATTTGGAGAGAACCCTTCAAGATTATTTGGAATTGGATGACGCCGACGATCTGATTCGCGTTGCAGTAGAAGCCCTCAGGCAGTGTTTGAAGGATGAGGTTTTGAGTACCAAGAACCTTTCTATAGCGGTTGTGGGCCAAGATAAACCTTTCACAATTTTGGACGACGAAGCAGTGTCGCCATATCTATAA
- the ZUO1 gene encoding zuotin (highly similar to uniprot|P32527 Saccharomyces cerevisiae YGR285C ZUO1 Cytosolic ribosome-associated chaperone contains a DnaJ domain together with Ssz1p acts as a chaperone for nascent polypeptide chains): MISLPPLTSDINVNVNTSASKAASVRRPVEPVGRFFMHHAQRTLRNHTWSEFEKIQASQNVQRVDESVDPDEELLDDELADESLLEHDPRDWKTADLYAAMGLSKLRHKATDAQVIKAHRKQVLKHHPDKKSASGGLEQDGFFKIIQKAYETLTDPTKRKQYDSCDYNADVEPPKKGSKYDFFEAWGPVFEAESRFSKKQPVVLLGGPDASKADVEKFYNFWHRFDSWRTFEFADEEVPDDSSNRDHKRYIERKNKAARDKKKTADNARLAKLVERASNEDPRIKQFKEAEKKEKEKKKWEREAGARAEAEAKAKAEAEAKAKAEAEAAAAAGAKVDKKKAKEAAKAAKKKNKRAVRNAPKDADYFGDAEKAAAIDEQTGLIVDSVDDEQLVQLAEKVKADAKAGLAEFAKVLSDSGKLPASLLSYFL, from the coding sequence ATGATCTCCTTGCCACCTCTTACCTCTGATATTAATGTCAATGTCAACacttctgcttcaaagGCTGCGTCGGTCCGTCGTCCTGTCGAGCCAGTGGGTAGATTCTTCATGCACCACGCCCAGAGAACTTTGAGAAACCACACTTGGTCCGAGTTCGAAAAAATCCAGGCCAGTCAAAACGTACAGAGAGTTGACGAGTCTGTAGACCCAGATGAGGAATTGTTGGACGATGAGCTGGCCGACGAAAGCCTCTTGGAGCACGACCCTAGAGACTGGAAGACTGCAGACCTTTATGCGGCAATGGGTCTATCTAAGCTTCGTCACAAGGCCACCGACGCCCAGGTCATCAAGGCCCACAGAAAGCAAGTGCTGAAGCACCACCCAGACAAGAAGTCTGCGTCTGGCGGTTTGGAGCAAGATgggttcttcaagatcatCCAGAAGGCGTACGAAACCTTGACTGACCCTACCAAGAGAAAGCAGTACGACTCTTGTGATTACAACGCGGATGTTGAGCCACCTAAGAAGGGCAGCAAATACGACTTTTTCGAAGCCTGGGGTCCTGTTTTCGAGGCTGAGTCTCGTTTCTCCAAAAAGCAGCCTGTTGTCCTTTTGGGCGGCCCAGACGCGTCCAAGGCCGACGTCGAAAAGTTCTACAATTTCTGGCATAGATTTGACTCTTGGAGAACTTTCGAGTTCGCCGACGAGGAAGTTCCAGATGACTCCTCTAACAGAGACCACAAGCGTTACATTGagagaaagaacaaggcTGCCAGagacaaaaagaagaccGCAGACAACGCCCGCCTTGCTAAGCTGGTAGAGAGGGCTAGCAACGAGGACCCACGTatcaagcagttcaaggaggccgagaagaaggagaaggagaagaaaaaatgGGAAAGAGAGGCCGGCGCTAGAGCCGAGGCCGAAGCGAAGGCTAAGGCTGAGGCTGAGGCCAAGGCCAAGGCTGAGGctgaggctgctgctgctgccggcGCCAAGgttgacaagaaaaaggccaagGAAGCTGCTAAAgctgccaagaagaagaacaagagagCCGTTCGTAACGCGCCCAAGGACGCTGATTACTTTGGCGACGCTGAGAAGGCCGCTGCCATTGACGAACAAACTGGCCTCATTGTCGACAGCGTCGACGACGAACAACTGGTTCAGCTCGCGGAGAAGGTCAAGGCTGACGCGAAAGCGGGTTTGGCTGAGTTTGCTAAGGTCTTGTCTGACTCTGGCAAATTGCCTGCTTCTCTGCTCTCTTACTTCCTTTAA
- the ADE4 gene encoding amidophosphoribosyltransferase (highly similar to uniprot|P04046 YMR300C Saccharomyces cerevisiae ADE4 Phosphoribosylpyrophosphate amidotransferase), whose product MCGVLGIALGDQTSAVAPELFDGCLFLQHRGQDAAGIATCGQRGRLYQCKGNGMARDVFTQQRMANLVGSMGIAHLRYPTAGSSANSEAQPFYVNSPYGILLGHNGNLVNTLSLRRYMDEDVHRHINTDSDSELLLNILAAELEKHNKYRVNNDDIFHALEGVYRLCRGGYACVGMLAGYAMIGFRDPNGIRPLLFGERTRPDGTKDYMLASESVVLKAHNFNNFRDLAPGEAVIVPKDCGNTAPEFKQVVPINSYRPDLFEYVYFARPDSVLDGISVYHTRLAMGVKLAESIRKEIDPNDIDVVVSVPDTARTCALQCANTLQIPYREGFVKNRYVGRTFIMPNQKERVSSVRRKLNAMDSEFKGKRVLVVDDSIVRGTTSKEIISMAKEAGASKVYFASAAPAIRYNHIYGIDLADTKQLVAFDKSTEEVSQELGCDRVFYQSLEDLVDCCKTDKISKFEVGVFTGNYVTGVEDGYLQELEKVRALNAAKQNFAKADSDIGLYNSADF is encoded by the coding sequence ATGTGTGGGGTATTGGGTATTGCACTAGGAGACCAAACAAGCGCGGTGGCTCCAGAGCTGTTTGACGGTTGCTTGTTTCTACAACACAGAGGCCAGGATGCAGCTGGTATTGCAACCTGTGGCCAGAGGGGAAGACTGTATCAATGTAAAGGTAATGGTATGGCCCGTGATGTGTTCACTCAGCAAAGAATGGCTAACTTGGTTGGCTCCATGGGTATTGCGCACTTGCGTTACCCAACTGCCGGGTCTAGTGCCAACTCTGAGGCTCAGCCGTTCTATGTCAACAGTCCTTACGGTATCCTTTTGGGACACAACGGTAATCTTGTTAACACGCTTTCTCTCAGAAGATACATGGATGAAGACGTGCACAGACACATTAACACTGATAGTGACTCCGAACTTCTTCTGAACATTCTTGCCGCAGAACTTGAGAAGCACAACAAGTACCGTGTTAACAATGATGATATTTTCCATGCTCTTGAAGGCGTTTACCGCTTGTGCCGCGGCGGCTACGCATGCGTCGGTATGCTTGCCGGATACGCTATGATCGGCTTTAGAGATCCTAATGGGATCAGACCACTGTTATTTGGCgaaagaacaagaccaGATGGAACGAAAGACTATATGCTAGCGTCCGAAAGTGTTGTGCTCAAAGCCCAtaacttcaacaacttccGCGACTTGGCTCCGGGCGAGGCTGTTATTGTTCCCAAAGACTGCGGCAACACTGCACCAGAGTTCAAACAGGTTGTGCCGATCAATTCCTACAGGCCGGACCTTTTTGAATACGTGTATTTTGCTAGACCTGACAGTGTGCTCGACGGGATTTCCGTCTATCACACTAGACTAGCTATGGGTGTCAAACTGGCGGAAAGCATTAGAAAGGAGATTGACCCCAATGATATTGATGTTGTAGTGTCCGTGCCCGACACTGCACGTACTTGCGCATTACAGTGCGCTAACACCCTACAAATCCCTTATCGTGAGGGGTTCGTGAAGAACAGATACGTTGGTAGAACCTTTATTATGCCAAACCAGAAGGAGCGTGTTTCTTCAGTcagaagaaagctcaacGCTATGGATTCCGAATTTAAAGGAAAGAGGGTTTTGGTTGTCGATGACTCCATTGTCAGAGGTACCACTTCAAAAGAAATCATCAGCATGGCTAAAGAGGCTGGTGCTTCGAAAGTGTATTTTGCGtcagctgctccagctATTCGTTATAACCACATATATGGCATTGATTTAGCCGATACGAAACAACTGGTGGCTTTCGATAAATCTACGGAAGAGGTCAGCCAAGAGCTTGGGTGCGATAGAGTTTTCTACCAATCTCTTGAAGACCTAGTCGACTGCTGCAAGACCGAcaagatttcaaagttcgAGGTGGGGGTTTTCACCGGAAACTACGTCACTGGAGTTGAGGATGGCTACCTCCAAGAGCTCGAAAAAGTGCGTGCTTTGAACGCTGCTAAGCAAAACTTTGCCAAAGCTGATTCAGACATAGGCTTATATAACAGTGCGGACTTCTGA
- the DYN3 gene encoding dynein light intermediate chain (weakly similar to uniprot|Q04949 Saccharomyces cerevisiae YMR299C DYN3 Dynein light intermediate chain (LIC) localizes with dynein null mutant is defective in nuclear migration), protein MATNLWNNLLETNADLSAGSKTETAVVISAESQGVLQDFLVRVLEVPDANASLSSIGYYCKDYGLDSGRPNDTVLHIYTLGWPVTPMNLDLLSIFVKPGARSIKWVFLLDWLDGNKKLWLRSLQEGFELVNKKLQRDPCEIDDSSIVCMQSQCCKNLEVATAAWSSLKMEFINQALRSVAFLKHASLLALETYTSKKDIIEIGKVATGQNTSKAPEYIQLNKLFIPKNSDSEGKIKTMGEKFPVHMVLEESFISGQFERLIPGEPNSEPITDPGSPRKVVQLEEVDIQKELTEAYNLQKASLLENKTTSPASQIEPLNNSDLAGP, encoded by the coding sequence ATGGCCACCAATCTGTGGAACAACCTACTAGAAACCAATGCGGATTTGAGTGCtggatcaaaaactgaaacgGCGGTGGTCATTTCGGCAGAGTCGCAGGGTGTACTACAGGATTTTCTTGTACGAGTGTTAGAAGTTCCTGATGCCAACGCAAGCCTTTCCTCTATAGGCTATTACTGCAAAGACTACGGGCTGGACAGTGGCAGACCGAACGACACGGTGCTTCACATATACACACTTGGGTGGCCTGTAACGCCTATGAACTTGGATCTTCTTTCCATATTCGTAAAGCCCGGAGCTCGCAGTATCAAGTGGGTGTTTCTACTGGATTGGCTTGATGgcaacaaaaagctctggCTACGGAGTCTGCAAGAGGGCTTCGAACTTGTGAATAAAAAGCTGCAGAGAGATCCTTGCGAGATAGACGATAGCTCGATTGTGTGCATGCAATCTCAATGTTGTAAGAATTTGGAAGTTGCAACAGCAGCTTGGAGTTCCTTGAAAATGGAGTTTATAAACCAGGCGCTGAGATCAGTGGCTTTTCTTAAACACGCCTCTCTTCTTGCGCTCGAAACGTATACAAGCAAGAAAGATATTATAGAGATCGGCAAGGTCGCGACGGGACAGAATACTTCGAAAGCGCCAGAGTATATtcagctcaacaagcttttcataCCCAAGAACTCTGATTCTGAGGGCAAAATCAAGACTATGGGCGAGAAATTTCCCGTTCACATGGTTCTCGAGGAATCGTTCATAAGTGGCCAATTCGAACGGCTCATCCCTGGCGAACCAAATTCTGAGCCCATTACAGATCCAGGGTCGCCAAGAAAGGTTgttcaacttgaagaagttgatatCCAGAAGGAACTTACAGAGGCATATAACTTGCAAAAGGCTTCTTTGTTGGAGAACAAGACAACCTCACCTGCTTCACAAATCGAGCCACTAAACAATAGTGATCTGGCTGGCCCTTGA